The window TGGGAGGCGTTCACCGCGAATCCTCGCATCCACTCATTCTTCGAAGGCGTTGTCGGAGAGCCGATTACATGGGTGCCCAGTACCGAGTATCGCTTGAATCCGCCAGTGGCAATCGAACCGGACGATTTTGTCGGCGGGCGCCATCAGGACGGATTTTTCAACGAGGGTATTCCATTCCGTACGTGCTGGTTGCCTTTCTCCGACATCGACTTCGATTGTGGTGGTCTCGCAATCGCCCCGGGGTTGAGCAAGCACGGCTACCTGCACGACTGGGATTCTCCGCCTAAATACAGCATTCCCGATGGCGCAATCCCGGAATCCGCCTGGGCACGTCCCAGCGTCTATCACCCTGGTGATGCATTGATTTTCAGCGAGGCAACTCCCCACGCCGGTCTGCCTAATCGATCTGATCGCTTTCGGTTTTCGATGGATATCCGTATGTCTCCGCTTTCCGCGCCACAACCGGTGGTAGGTGTTCTGTCGGCGGTGGGAGCTGACTCCATCACACTCGACACGGACGATGGCCAGGTCACACTGATCGTCGATGAACGCTCATATCTCAGATTGAAGGACGGTGCTCAGCTACCACGGGAGCGGATGCGAGAGTTTCTCGAACTGGGCGAAAAGATGATGGCAGGAAGAAA of the Rhodococcus sp. OK302 genome contains:
- a CDS encoding phytanoyl-CoA dioxygenase family protein, whose product is MAFPMKELDVHNDLLGNHEKLEEVYREEGYLFFRNVLDLDAVEEVRSKFFSILVDDYGVVDRGLDVPIWNGKDVTDFPVKVPEIYGSGCWEAFTANPRIHSFFEGVVGEPITWVPSTEYRLNPPVAIEPDDFVGGRHQDGFFNEGIPFRTCWLPFSDIDFDCGGLAIAPGLSKHGYLHDWDSPPKYSIPDGAIPESAWARPSVYHPGDALIFSEATPHAGLPNRSDRFRFSMDIRMSPLSAPQPVVGVLSAVGADSITLDTDDGQVTLIVDERSYLRLKDGAQLPRERMREFLELGEKMMAGRNGDRALVVRPQKG